One region of Anaeromyxobacter paludicola genomic DNA includes:
- a CDS encoding AzlD domain-containing protein, which produces MSWLPTLAVAGLLTFLIRLSFIALLGRVETPPLLARALRLVPPAVLSAIILPELLLRRGAVDLSLGNVRLLAGLLATGVAIWTRNVLATIGAGMAALWLLQYLVAR; this is translated from the coding sequence GTGAGCTGGCTCCCGACCCTGGCCGTCGCCGGCCTCCTCACCTTCCTCATCCGGCTCTCGTTCATCGCGCTGCTCGGGCGGGTCGAGACCCCGCCGCTCCTGGCGCGCGCCCTCCGGCTCGTCCCGCCGGCGGTGCTCTCGGCCATCATCCTGCCGGAGCTGCTCCTGCGGCGCGGCGCCGTGGACCTCTCGCTCGGCAACGTCCGGCTGCTCGCCGGGCTCCTCGCCACCGGCGTCGCGATCTGGACGCGCAACGTGCTCGCCACCATCGGCGCCGGGATGGCCGCGCTCTGGCTCCTGCAGTACCTCGTGGCGCGCTGA
- a CDS encoding AzlC family ABC transporter permease, with amino-acid sequence MQPLPAHWTRRAEFLAGCRAELPIILGVAPFGMIYGALAVGAGLSAFAAQAMSSVVFAGSAQFIAAQLIREGSPGLVVAVTVLVVNLRHLLYSASVAPYLRHLRAGWKGLLAYLLTDEAYAVAIGRYLRDGDRTDADPVSPNRHWYFLGAGLVLWGSWQVSTGVGIFLGALVPASWSLDFTLPLTFIALVFPSLRDRGAFAAALGGGGIAVLAFGLPYKLGLMLAAVGGIAVGLVADRAEREA; translated from the coding sequence ATGCAACCCCTCCCCGCCCACTGGACGCGCCGGGCCGAGTTCCTTGCCGGCTGCCGCGCCGAGCTGCCGATCATCCTCGGCGTGGCGCCCTTCGGCATGATCTACGGGGCGCTCGCCGTCGGCGCGGGGCTCTCCGCCTTCGCCGCCCAGGCGATGTCCTCGGTGGTCTTCGCCGGGTCGGCCCAGTTCATCGCCGCGCAGCTCATCCGCGAGGGCTCGCCCGGGCTGGTGGTGGCGGTGACGGTGCTCGTCGTGAACCTGCGCCACCTCCTCTACAGCGCCTCGGTCGCGCCCTACCTGCGCCACCTGCGCGCCGGCTGGAAGGGGCTCCTCGCCTACCTCCTCACCGACGAGGCCTACGCGGTGGCGATCGGCCGCTACCTGCGCGACGGCGACCGGACCGACGCCGACCCGGTCTCGCCCAACCGGCACTGGTACTTCCTCGGCGCCGGGCTCGTGCTCTGGGGCTCCTGGCAGGTGAGCACCGGCGTCGGGATCTTCCTCGGCGCCCTCGTGCCGGCGAGCTGGAGCCTCGACTTCACGCTGCCGCTCACCTTCATCGCGCTCGTGTTCCCGTCCCTGCGCGACCGGGGCGCCTTCGCCGCGGCGCTCGGCGGCGGCGGCATCGCCGTGCTCGCCTTCGGCCTGCCCTACAAGCTCGGCCTGATGCTGGCGGCGGTGGGCGGCATCGCCGTCGGCCTCGTCGCCGACCGCGCGGAGCGCGAGGCGTGA
- a CDS encoding YbaK/EbsC family protein: protein MAEKAMGGVERVRAALAGHGLGCEVKELSQSTRTAQEAAAAVGCDVGQIVKSLVFKGAASGRPVLALVNGAARASEARLSELLGEPVARADPAFVREKSGFAIGGVAPVGHREPPVVLIDRTLLSYAVVWAAAGAPNAVFAVAPGELARVTGGAVADLVEP, encoded by the coding sequence ATGGCGGAGAAGGCGATGGGCGGCGTGGAGCGGGTGCGGGCGGCGCTGGCCGGGCACGGGCTGGGCTGCGAGGTGAAGGAGCTCTCCCAGAGCACCCGGACCGCGCAGGAGGCGGCCGCGGCGGTCGGCTGCGACGTGGGGCAGATCGTGAAGTCGCTCGTCTTCAAGGGCGCCGCGAGCGGCCGCCCGGTGCTGGCCCTCGTGAACGGCGCCGCCCGCGCCAGCGAGGCGCGCCTCTCGGAGCTCCTCGGCGAGCCGGTGGCCCGCGCCGACCCGGCCTTCGTCCGCGAGAAGTCGGGCTTCGCCATCGGCGGCGTGGCCCCGGTCGGCCACCGGGAGCCGCCGGTGGTCCTCATCGACCGCACCCTGCTCTCCTACGCCGTGGTCTGGGCCGCCGCCGGCGCGCCGAACGCCGTCTTCGCGGTCGCGCCGGGCGAGCTCGCGCGGGTCACCGGCGGCGCGGTGGCCGACCTCGTCGAGCCCTGA